One Mycobacterium sp. SMC-4 DNA window includes the following coding sequences:
- a CDS encoding oxygenase MpaB family protein: MVAIGSNNTAQIAAPPLRLWVMREFRKHSGSVFGGFFGAAAFDEVALVPVAAAVDKTGRFADNFTDRGVRSGFSAFLAIWGDAHDRAVEGERLKTMHREVRGTGAGDFADVRYSALDPKLWNWIAVSGLFIVLNSFTPCTGITLNDAEREAAYQQLLEAFRSLELPGKNAKLPATYTEASEYYETMVREELATNPFLRRVTADLTRLPLPTLVLPPALRAVLTPPWLALRPFAGRVVKICSFGILHPGIRELTGFHWRSRHDREFTLYTGLLQLAWRTLPDRLLLIPLARNRIEYEKLVHLHRSVALDSFAPPAGRCPAGRP, encoded by the coding sequence ATGGTGGCGATAGGCAGCAACAACACTGCGCAGATCGCCGCGCCCCCGCTGCGCCTGTGGGTGATGCGCGAGTTCCGCAAGCACTCCGGCAGTGTGTTCGGCGGCTTCTTCGGGGCAGCGGCCTTCGACGAGGTCGCGCTGGTGCCGGTGGCCGCCGCAGTGGACAAGACCGGCCGGTTCGCCGACAACTTCACTGATCGCGGTGTGCGCAGCGGGTTCTCAGCGTTCCTGGCCATCTGGGGTGATGCGCACGATCGCGCTGTCGAGGGTGAACGGCTCAAAACCATGCACCGCGAGGTCCGGGGCACGGGCGCCGGGGACTTCGCCGACGTGCGCTACAGCGCGCTGGATCCCAAGCTGTGGAACTGGATCGCGGTCAGCGGCCTGTTCATCGTGCTGAATTCGTTCACCCCGTGCACCGGGATCACTCTCAATGACGCCGAACGGGAGGCCGCCTACCAGCAGCTGCTCGAGGCGTTCCGCTCGTTGGAGCTGCCCGGAAAGAATGCGAAGCTGCCCGCCACCTACACCGAGGCGTCCGAGTACTACGAGACCATGGTGCGCGAGGAGCTGGCCACCAATCCGTTCCTGCGCCGCGTCACCGCCGACCTGACCCGGCTGCCGCTACCCACGCTGGTGCTACCGCCGGCTCTGCGCGCTGTGCTCACCCCGCCCTGGCTGGCGCTTCGCCCGTTCGCCGGCCGGGTGGTCAAGATCTGCTCGTTCGGCATCCTGCATCCGGGCATCCGGGAGCTGACCGGATTCCACTGGCGGTCCCGCCATGACCGCGAGTTCACGCTTTACACCGGCCTTCTGCAGTTGGCCTGGCGGACGCTGCCCGATCGACTCCTGCTGATTCCGCTGGCCCGCAATCGGATCGAGTACGAGAAGCTGGTGCACCTCCATCGGTCGGTGGCGCTGGACTCGTTCGCACCGCCGGCCGGCCGCTGCCCCGCGGGCCGGCCCTGA
- a CDS encoding TetR/AcrR family transcriptional regulator produces the protein MARRTTGSRTEQESAILKAAAEEVAMVGVGRLSMDVVARQAGVSRSTLYRRFPTRDALVTELGRQTFDFAMARLQTVTIDGGPQEASVAAFREGVRLLTGEPVMRRFLQLDRDFTTTANMADEARQFLISAATAMAKALRAAGATMPDDALLAVAEIHIRLAASLVQVSTPVLDVGEDTAVADYARAHLAPLVH, from the coding sequence ATGGCCCGGCGCACCACCGGCAGCCGGACCGAGCAGGAGTCGGCGATCCTCAAGGCTGCCGCCGAAGAGGTCGCCATGGTCGGGGTGGGGCGACTCAGCATGGACGTCGTCGCCCGTCAGGCCGGCGTCAGCCGCAGCACGCTGTACCGCCGGTTTCCGACCAGGGACGCGTTGGTCACCGAATTGGGTAGGCAGACTTTCGACTTCGCGATGGCGCGGCTGCAGACCGTCACGATCGACGGGGGTCCGCAGGAGGCGTCGGTGGCGGCGTTCCGGGAGGGCGTGCGATTGCTGACCGGTGAACCGGTGATGCGCCGTTTCCTGCAACTCGACCGGGATTTCACCACCACCGCGAACATGGCCGACGAGGCGCGGCAGTTCCTGATCAGTGCGGCCACCGCGATGGCCAAGGCATTGCGGGCCGCCGGCGCGACGATGCCCGATGACGCACTGCTGGCCGTCGCCGAGATCCACATCCGGCTGGCAGCATCCCTGGTGCAGGTCAGCACACCCGTCTTGGACGTCGGCGAGGACACCGCCGTTGCCGACTATGCCCGGGCCCACCTGGCCCCGCTGGTCCACTGA
- a CDS encoding long-chain-fatty-acid--CoA ligase translates to MAELPEPRFLDDRLTHWAATKPDAEAMDYLDRNWTWAQWNDRVRRLAGALKERGIGRGDVVSFLDMNHPACVELTFAAASLGAATAIINFRLAADELDYVLNDSGAKLLIVGAEFKPVIDRIADKLSGIDQIITVTPEGDDEYETLLASATPVERSDDVDPEDVAIIMYSSGTTGRPKGVQLTQSNLIAHIVNNHDGFTFDEGDKSMVSMPLFHVGGSSYVQFGIHDGVPSVMTREVDGGALAGAILKGANRTFLVPAVLAKVLDAGPDAVKLFAALKTFGYGASPMPLPLLRQALKAWPDTDFIQVYGLTEVCGVISRLLPEDHRTDERPERLQSAGRLTNNAEVRVVDPDTLEEVPTNEQGELWFRTAQLMKGYHNKPDATAEAVTEDGWFRTGDIGRVDEDGYIFVEDRLKDMIISGGENIYSIEVERVLAEHEAVVDVAVIGVPDEKWGEVVKAVVVTDTEVAEKDLIAFARERLAGYKCPKSVDIVDELPRNPTGKILKKELRKPHWDGRDRATV, encoded by the coding sequence ATGGCTGAACTGCCCGAACCCCGCTTTCTCGATGACCGCCTCACGCATTGGGCCGCGACCAAACCTGACGCCGAGGCCATGGACTACCTGGACCGCAACTGGACCTGGGCGCAGTGGAACGACCGTGTCCGTCGGCTGGCCGGAGCGCTGAAGGAACGCGGGATCGGGCGCGGAGACGTGGTGTCCTTCCTGGACATGAACCACCCCGCGTGCGTGGAGCTGACCTTCGCCGCGGCCTCGCTGGGCGCGGCCACCGCGATCATCAACTTCCGGCTCGCGGCCGACGAACTCGACTACGTGCTCAACGACTCCGGTGCCAAACTCTTGATCGTCGGTGCGGAGTTCAAGCCGGTGATCGATCGGATCGCCGACAAGCTCTCCGGTATCGATCAGATCATCACCGTCACACCGGAGGGCGACGACGAGTACGAGACCCTGCTCGCGTCGGCTACCCCGGTCGAGCGCAGCGACGACGTCGACCCGGAGGACGTCGCCATCATCATGTACTCGTCGGGCACGACCGGCCGGCCCAAGGGCGTGCAGTTGACGCAGAGCAACCTGATCGCCCATATCGTCAACAACCACGATGGCTTCACCTTCGACGAGGGTGACAAGAGCATGGTGTCGATGCCGCTGTTCCACGTCGGCGGATCGTCATATGTGCAGTTCGGTATCCATGACGGCGTGCCGAGTGTGATGACCCGCGAGGTCGACGGTGGCGCGCTGGCCGGGGCGATCCTCAAGGGCGCCAACCGGACCTTCCTGGTGCCGGCCGTGCTGGCCAAGGTGCTCGACGCCGGGCCGGACGCGGTCAAACTCTTCGCCGCACTCAAGACGTTCGGCTACGGCGCTTCACCCATGCCGCTGCCTTTGCTGCGTCAGGCGTTGAAGGCTTGGCCGGACACCGATTTCATCCAGGTTTACGGTCTGACCGAGGTCTGCGGTGTGATCAGCCGTCTGCTGCCCGAGGATCACCGCACCGACGAGCGGCCCGAGCGGCTGCAGAGCGCCGGGCGGCTGACCAACAACGCCGAGGTGCGCGTCGTCGACCCGGACACCCTGGAGGAGGTGCCCACCAACGAGCAGGGTGAATTATGGTTTCGCACAGCGCAGTTGATGAAGGGCTACCACAACAAGCCTGACGCCACTGCGGAGGCGGTCACCGAGGATGGTTGGTTCCGTACCGGCGACATCGGCCGCGTCGACGAGGACGGTTACATCTTCGTCGAGGACCGGCTCAAGGACATGATCATCTCCGGCGGCGAGAACATCTACTCGATCGAGGTGGAGCGGGTGCTGGCCGAGCACGAGGCCGTGGTCGATGTCGCGGTGATCGGGGTGCCCGACGAGAAGTGGGGCGAGGTGGTCAAGGCCGTTGTGGTGACCGATACGGAGGTCGCCGAGAAGGACCTCATCGCGTTCGCCCGTGAGCGATTGGCGGGCTACAAGTGCCCGAAGAGCGTCGACATCGTCGACGAGCTGCCCCGTAACCCCACCGGCAAGATCCTGAAAAAGGAACTGCGCAAACCACATTGGGACGGCCGCGACCGCGCCACGGTCTAG
- a CDS encoding o-succinylbenzoate synthase, translating into MRVRFRGITVREVALIDGPQGWGEFGAFLEYEPAEAAHWLASGIAAAYRPLPPTRRDRIPVNATVPAVPAADVPDIVARFPGARTAKVKVAEAGQSLADDVARVNAVRALVPTVRVDANGGWTVDEAVTAAQALTADGLLEYLEQPCRTVAELAEVRRRIDVPIAADESIRKASDPLHVVRSGAADVAVLKVAPLGGVAAMLDIAAAIDIPVVVSSALDSAVGIGTGLRAAGALPELGHACGLGTGSLFVEDVAAALTPVDGYLPVTTVVPDPARLAALTASAQRRQWWIDRVTECFPLQSTQSGLRNR; encoded by the coding sequence ATGCGGGTTCGCTTCCGCGGCATCACCGTTCGCGAGGTCGCGCTGATCGACGGCCCGCAGGGCTGGGGTGAGTTCGGCGCGTTCCTCGAGTACGAGCCGGCCGAGGCCGCGCACTGGCTGGCGTCCGGAATCGCGGCAGCCTACCGGCCGCTGCCCCCGACCCGGCGTGACCGGATCCCGGTCAACGCGACGGTGCCGGCGGTGCCGGCCGCCGACGTGCCCGACATCGTGGCCCGCTTTCCGGGAGCGCGCACCGCCAAGGTCAAGGTCGCCGAAGCCGGCCAATCGCTGGCCGACGACGTCGCCCGGGTCAACGCGGTCCGTGCCCTGGTGCCGACGGTGCGTGTCGATGCCAACGGCGGCTGGACCGTCGACGAGGCCGTTACGGCCGCTCAGGCGTTGACCGCCGACGGCCTCCTGGAGTATCTCGAGCAGCCGTGTCGCACGGTGGCCGAGCTGGCCGAGGTACGGCGGCGCATCGACGTGCCGATCGCCGCCGACGAGAGCATCCGCAAAGCATCCGACCCGCTGCATGTGGTGCGCAGCGGCGCGGCCGACGTGGCGGTGCTCAAGGTCGCGCCGCTGGGCGGGGTGGCCGCGATGCTCGACATCGCCGCCGCGATAGACATCCCGGTGGTGGTGTCCAGCGCGCTGGATTCGGCGGTCGGCATCGGCACCGGACTGCGGGCAGCCGGTGCGCTGCCCGAGCTCGGCCACGCCTGTGGCCTGGGCACCGGCAGCCTGTTCGTCGAGGATGTCGCCGCGGCGCTGACGCCGGTCGACGGGTATCTGCCGGTCACGACAGTGGTTCCGGATCCGGCCCGCCTCGCCGCGCTGACGGCCTCAGCCCAGCGTCGTCAGTGGTGGATCGACCGCGTCACCGAGTGTTTCCCGCTGCAATCCACTCAGAGTGGCTTGCGGAACCGCTGA
- a CDS encoding GlxA family transcriptional regulator codes for MVRTVLVVGFAGVQALDMVGPFEVFTGASAYLAATGADGYDVRVVSAAGRPVSTGTGLTLVAEPLPDPAEPVDTVVLPGGIGTHAARHDEELVDWISAVARTARRVVSVCTGAVLAAEAGLLDGCVATTHWAYAAQLATEFPHVTVNPDPIFVRSSAKVWTAAGVTAGLDLALSLVEDDHGTEAAQTVARYLVMYLRRPGGQTQFAAPVWMPRARRTPVRDAQEAIEADPGGSHSVAELAARAAMSPRHFTRVFTDEVGEPPGAYVERIRTDAARRQLEETDDTLSVIAARCGFGSAETLRRNFVRRLGISPDRYRKTFA; via the coding sequence ATGGTCCGCACCGTGCTCGTCGTAGGGTTTGCCGGGGTGCAGGCCCTCGACATGGTCGGGCCGTTCGAGGTGTTCACCGGAGCGTCGGCGTACCTGGCTGCGACCGGTGCCGACGGCTACGACGTGCGGGTGGTGTCGGCCGCCGGCCGGCCGGTCAGTACCGGCACGGGGCTGACCCTGGTCGCCGAACCGCTGCCGGACCCGGCCGAGCCGGTAGACACCGTGGTGCTCCCGGGTGGCATCGGCACCCACGCCGCCCGCCACGACGAGGAACTGGTCGATTGGATTTCTGCGGTGGCCCGCACCGCGCGCCGGGTGGTCAGCGTATGCACCGGTGCCGTGCTGGCCGCCGAGGCCGGGCTGCTCGACGGGTGTGTGGCCACCACCCACTGGGCCTATGCGGCGCAGCTGGCCACCGAGTTCCCGCATGTGACGGTCAACCCGGATCCGATCTTCGTCCGCAGCTCGGCCAAGGTGTGGACCGCCGCGGGCGTGACCGCGGGACTGGATCTGGCGCTGTCGTTGGTCGAGGACGATCACGGTACCGAGGCGGCGCAGACCGTCGCCAGGTATCTGGTGATGTACCTGCGCCGCCCCGGCGGGCAGACCCAGTTCGCCGCGCCGGTGTGGATGCCGCGTGCCCGGCGCACCCCGGTACGTGATGCGCAGGAGGCCATCGAGGCCGATCCCGGCGGCTCGCACAGCGTCGCCGAGCTGGCCGCGCGGGCCGCGATGAGCCCGCGCCACTTCACCCGGGTGTTCACCGACGAGGTCGGTGAACCGCCGGGCGCCTACGTCGAACGGATTCGCACCGACGCCGCACGCCGTCAGCTCGAAGAAACCGACGACACCCTGAGCGTGATCGCCGCCCGCTGCGGATTCGGCAGCGCAGAAACGTTGCGGCGCAACTTTGTTCGCCGTCTCGGAATTTCCCCCGACCGATACCGCAAGACCTTCGCCTGA
- a CDS encoding DJ-1/PfpI family protein, whose product MQIAVLLYPGFTALDFIGPYESLRYLPGAEVRFVWHEPGPIAADSAVLLVGATHTFEETPSPDVMLVPGGFSTMEHARDSKVLDWVRTAHATTTWTASVCSGALILAAAGLLDGKRATSHWAALSMLRTFGAIPVDDERVVAADDKTVTCAGVSAGIDLGLWLAGQIGGEAKAKAIQLSMEYDPQPPYDSGHMSKASVSTKATATAMMGRELVKPAALAASTGLLWDAAVRSVRSRRAKRR is encoded by the coding sequence ATGCAGATCGCCGTCCTGCTCTACCCCGGTTTCACTGCGCTGGACTTCATCGGTCCCTACGAGTCGCTGCGCTATCTGCCCGGCGCCGAGGTCCGGTTCGTCTGGCACGAGCCGGGGCCGATCGCGGCCGACTCCGCGGTGCTGCTCGTCGGCGCCACACACACGTTCGAGGAAACCCCGTCGCCGGACGTGATGCTGGTTCCCGGGGGCTTCTCGACGATGGAGCACGCTCGCGATTCCAAGGTGCTCGACTGGGTGCGCACCGCCCACGCCACGACGACCTGGACGGCCTCGGTGTGCTCCGGGGCGCTGATCCTGGCTGCCGCCGGCCTGCTGGACGGCAAGCGGGCCACATCGCACTGGGCGGCGCTGTCGATGCTGCGCACCTTCGGGGCCATCCCCGTCGACGACGAGCGCGTCGTGGCTGCCGACGACAAGACGGTCACGTGCGCAGGGGTATCGGCAGGCATCGACCTGGGGCTGTGGCTGGCCGGTCAGATCGGTGGGGAGGCCAAGGCCAAGGCCATCCAGTTGTCGATGGAGTACGACCCGCAGCCGCCGTACGACAGCGGGCACATGTCGAAAGCCTCGGTGTCGACCAAAGCCACCGCCACCGCGATGATGGGTCGCGAGCTGGTCAAACCCGCCGCGCTGGCCGCCTCGACCGGCCTGCTGTGGGATGCCGCAGTCCGTTCCGTGCGATCTCGGCGCGCCAAGCGACGCTGA
- a CDS encoding type IV toxin-antitoxin system AbiEi family antitoxin domain-containing protein — protein sequence MLSDYLRKQDGVITLQQARQAGVSRRSVQRRVESGRWRRCTPGVYFVDDRPFTDAARVRAAVWGYGALSAASGLTAAWWHGLTRFLPDELEVTVPRDSHGRRRPDIRVRRRNLAAADIVEVNGVRLTALPLTVVEAAAKRRDGAKLMDNALQRHVDTASLWRAHLRNKGRYGSPRARILLQAADSGARSEAERILHQLLRGAGFTGWKANYRVAGYRVDVGFPGPKVAVEVDGFAFHSGADEFQIDRVRQNEIVTQGWQVLRFTWLDLTEYPERVITVLRAAISAR from the coding sequence ATGCTCTCTGACTACCTGCGCAAGCAGGACGGCGTGATCACACTGCAGCAGGCCCGCCAAGCGGGCGTGAGCAGACGCTCGGTCCAGCGCCGAGTGGAATCCGGCCGGTGGCGCCGATGCACTCCCGGGGTGTACTTCGTCGACGACCGGCCATTCACCGACGCCGCCCGGGTGCGGGCAGCGGTATGGGGGTACGGGGCGCTGTCGGCGGCCAGCGGACTGACCGCGGCCTGGTGGCATGGCCTGACCCGGTTCCTTCCCGACGAACTCGAGGTGACCGTCCCACGCGACAGCCACGGCCGCCGTCGCCCCGACATCCGGGTGCGGCGCCGCAACCTCGCCGCCGCCGACATCGTCGAGGTCAACGGCGTGCGTCTCACCGCTCTGCCACTGACCGTTGTCGAAGCTGCGGCCAAACGGCGCGACGGCGCCAAGCTGATGGACAACGCATTGCAGCGGCACGTCGACACCGCGAGCCTGTGGCGTGCGCATCTGCGCAACAAGGGCCGCTACGGGTCACCCCGCGCCCGGATCTTGCTGCAAGCTGCCGATAGCGGCGCGCGCTCCGAGGCAGAGCGGATCCTGCACCAGCTCCTCCGGGGCGCGGGATTCACCGGCTGGAAGGCGAACTACCGGGTCGCCGGCTACCGGGTGGACGTGGGGTTCCCGGGACCCAAGGTGGCGGTCGAGGTGGACGGCTTCGCGTTCCACAGTGGCGCCGACGAGTTCCAGATCGATCGCGTGCGCCAGAACGAGATCGTGACGCAGGGATGGCAGGTGCTGCGGTTCACCTGGCTGGACCTCACTGAGTACCCCGAGCGCGTCATCACCGTCCTCCGCGCCGCGATTTCGGCGCGCTGA
- a CDS encoding alpha/beta fold hydrolase translates to MNLAFDDRGSGEPVLFIAGRGGAGRTWHLHQVPVFTRAGYRCVTFDNRGIGATENAEGFTTETMVGDVVGLIEALSLAPVRIVGVSMGSFIAQELMVVRPELVHSAVLMATRGRHDRTRTFFGQAERALLESGVQLPPEYDARLRLLESFSPKTLNDDNAVRDWIDMFTMWPQKPTPGLRAQMAVSPESSRLPAYQHIQTPALVIGFEDDVLLPSHLGREVANAMPNARFLEIPATGHLGFIEKPEVVNTAILEFFADSL, encoded by the coding sequence GTGAATCTGGCTTTTGACGACCGCGGCTCGGGGGAGCCGGTGCTGTTCATCGCCGGTCGCGGCGGTGCGGGCCGGACCTGGCACCTGCACCAGGTTCCGGTGTTCACCCGCGCCGGCTACCGCTGTGTGACCTTCGACAACCGCGGCATCGGCGCCACCGAGAACGCCGAAGGCTTCACCACCGAGACCATGGTCGGCGACGTCGTCGGCCTGATCGAGGCGCTCAGCTTGGCGCCGGTGCGCATCGTCGGCGTCTCGATGGGCTCCTTCATCGCCCAGGAGCTGATGGTGGTTCGTCCGGAACTGGTCCACTCGGCGGTGTTGATGGCCACCCGCGGCCGCCACGACCGCACCCGCACCTTTTTCGGGCAGGCCGAGCGGGCGCTGCTCGAATCCGGCGTGCAGCTACCACCGGAGTACGACGCGAGATTACGCCTGCTGGAAAGCTTTTCGCCGAAAACCCTCAATGACGACAATGCGGTGCGCGACTGGATCGACATGTTCACCATGTGGCCGCAGAAGCCCACTCCCGGGCTGCGCGCGCAGATGGCCGTCTCGCCGGAGAGCAGCCGCCTGCCGGCCTATCAACACATCCAGACCCCGGCTCTGGTGATCGGCTTCGAGGACGACGTGCTGCTGCCGTCCCACCTCGGTCGTGAGGTCGCCAACGCGATGCCCAACGCCCGCTTCCTGGAGATCCCTGCCACCGGCCATCTCGGCTTCATCGAGAAGCCCGAGGTCGTCAACACCGCGATCCTCGAATTCTTCGCCGATAGTCTGTAG
- the menD gene encoding 2-succinyl-5-enolpyruvyl-6-hydroxy-3-cyclohexene-1-carboxylic-acid synthase yields MNPSTTQARVVVDELIRGGVRDVVLCPGSRNAPLAFALHDADRAGRLRLHVRIDERTAGFLAIGLAVAERAPVCVAMTSGTAVANLGPAVVEANYARVPLIVLSANRPYELLGTGANQTFEQLGYFGTQVRANISLGLAPDPAGAAADLTSLNAQWRSATCRVLVAATGSRSANAGPVQFDIPLREPLVPGAAEPAVPYVPQGRPDGKPWTYTPPVSFDQPLDIDLTPDTVVIAGHGAGVHPNLAHLPTVAEPTAPYAQTPLHPLALSLIRPKQVIMLGRPTLHRPVSALLADPSVPVFALTTGPRWPDVSGNSQATGTRAVTAGAPSPDWLRRCADAHRHAIDAVRGQLATHPLTTGLHVAAAVADAVRPGDQLVLGASNPVRDIALVGFNTAEVRVRSNRGVAGIDGTVSTAIGAALAHDRSGGRTVALIGDLTFVHDSSGLLIGPTEPTPRQLTIVVSNDNGGGIFELLEQGDPRFSDVSSRIFGTPHDVDVGALCRAYHVESRQIEAAQLADALDEPFDGMRVLEVKADRSSLRALHASIKAAL; encoded by the coding sequence GTGAACCCTTCGACGACGCAGGCCCGCGTGGTCGTCGACGAACTGATCCGCGGCGGTGTCCGCGATGTCGTGTTGTGCCCCGGGTCACGCAACGCGCCGCTGGCATTTGCGCTGCACGACGCCGACCGCGCCGGCCGGTTGCGGCTGCACGTGCGCATCGACGAGCGCACCGCCGGTTTCCTGGCCATCGGGCTGGCGGTCGCCGAGCGGGCCCCGGTGTGCGTGGCGATGACGTCGGGCACAGCGGTGGCGAACCTGGGTCCGGCCGTGGTGGAGGCCAACTACGCACGGGTGCCGCTGATCGTGCTGTCGGCCAACCGACCCTACGAGCTGCTGGGTACGGGCGCCAATCAGACCTTCGAGCAGCTGGGGTACTTCGGCACTCAGGTGCGCGCCAACATCAGTCTGGGGCTGGCCCCCGACCCGGCCGGGGCGGCCGCTGACCTCACCTCGCTCAACGCTCAGTGGCGGTCGGCCACGTGCCGGGTTCTGGTGGCCGCCACAGGTTCTCGGTCGGCCAACGCCGGACCGGTGCAGTTCGACATCCCGCTGCGGGAACCTCTGGTGCCCGGTGCGGCGGAGCCCGCGGTGCCCTACGTGCCGCAAGGTCGTCCCGACGGCAAACCATGGACCTACACCCCGCCGGTGAGTTTCGATCAGCCGCTGGACATCGACCTCACCCCCGACACCGTCGTGATCGCCGGTCATGGCGCCGGTGTGCACCCGAACCTGGCCCATCTGCCGACCGTTGCCGAACCCACCGCCCCGTATGCGCAGACTCCGCTACACCCGTTGGCGCTGAGTCTGATTCGGCCGAAGCAGGTCATCATGCTGGGACGCCCGACACTGCACCGTCCGGTCTCGGCGCTGCTGGCCGATCCGTCGGTGCCGGTGTTCGCGTTGACGACGGGGCCGCGCTGGCCCGACGTGTCGGGCAACTCGCAAGCCACCGGCACCCGCGCAGTCACGGCGGGTGCGCCGTCACCGGATTGGCTACGTCGGTGTGCCGACGCGCACCGGCATGCCATCGACGCGGTCCGCGGTCAACTGGCCACACACCCGTTGACGACCGGTCTACACGTGGCCGCCGCGGTCGCCGACGCGGTGCGGCCCGGTGATCAGCTGGTACTCGGTGCGTCGAACCCGGTCCGGGATATCGCGTTGGTGGGTTTCAACACCGCCGAGGTCCGGGTGCGCTCCAACCGGGGCGTTGCGGGCATCGACGGCACGGTGTCGACGGCGATCGGCGCCGCGCTGGCCCACGACCGCAGCGGCGGGCGCACCGTCGCGCTGATCGGCGACCTGACGTTCGTCCACGACAGCTCGGGTCTGCTGATCGGCCCCACCGAGCCGACTCCGCGACAGCTGACGATCGTGGTGTCCAACGACAACGGCGGCGGCATCTTCGAGCTGCTCGAACAGGGTGATCCGCGCTTCTCCGATGTGTCCTCGCGGATCTTCGGCACCCCGCACGACGTGGACGTGGGCGCGTTGTGCCGGGCCTATCACGTCGAGAGCCGGCAGATCGAGGCCGCGCAACTGGCCGACGCGCTCGACGAACCGTTCGACGGCATGCGGGTGCTGGAGGTCAAAGCTGACCGGTCGTCGCTGCGGGCGTTGCACGCGTCGATCAAGGCTGCCCTGTGA
- a CDS encoding DUF3592 domain-containing protein, protein MSAVSELIRRLKALRQTIIPHLYGEPGETRKGRILRRIRIGIVVMACLVTLQSVLLILGAWRNDSQIENHLGVAEANVLDAGPRRSTIEFVTPDRVTYRPELGVLYPSELENGMRIYVEYDVNDPDLVRVRDRDASLAIIPAGSIAVVGWIIAGAALAATALIQRRLDADQELTSSSSQSSS, encoded by the coding sequence GTGAGCGCAGTCTCGGAGCTGATCCGGCGCCTGAAAGCCCTGCGCCAGACCATCATTCCGCACCTCTACGGTGAGCCGGGGGAGACCCGCAAGGGCCGGATCCTGCGGCGTATCCGGATCGGCATCGTGGTGATGGCCTGTCTGGTGACGCTGCAGTCGGTGCTGCTGATCCTCGGGGCGTGGCGCAACGACAGTCAGATCGAGAACCACCTCGGGGTGGCCGAGGCCAATGTCCTCGACGCCGGCCCGCGCCGTTCCACGATCGAGTTCGTCACCCCCGACCGGGTGACCTATCGTCCCGAGCTGGGGGTGCTCTATCCCTCCGAGCTGGAGAACGGTATGCGCATCTACGTCGAGTATGACGTCAACGACCCCGACCTGGTCCGAGTGCGCGACCGCGATGCATCGCTGGCGATCATCCCGGCCGGTTCCATCGCGGTGGTCGGCTGGATCATCGCCGGCGCCGCGCTGGCCGCCACCGCGCTGATCCAGCGGCGCCTCGATGCCGATCAGGAGTTGACGAGCTCGTCGAGCCAGTCGTCGTCGTAG
- a CDS encoding thioredoxin domain-containing protein, whose protein sequence is MRRTRFLILISALCLVIGAVGCTRQLPGSAVASAVTAPVTISEDGYGIVAGFDDAEAHVEIYTEPQCTHCADLQRDFGDELAYYIAVGALRVTYRPLIFLDEDYDGYSATVANAMFVAAIPVGDQATTGAQFQRFVGALWANQDTGGQPFSGTELRDMARGAGLPEAVAARIADGTEGVDVIDMDDANFAFLFDVDPYEAGTPTVFDIDADRKLDIYDDDWLDELVNS, encoded by the coding sequence ATGCGTCGCACTCGCTTTCTGATCCTGATCTCGGCGTTGTGCCTGGTGATCGGCGCTGTCGGCTGCACTCGGCAGCTTCCGGGCAGCGCTGTCGCGTCGGCGGTCACCGCGCCGGTGACGATCTCCGAGGATGGCTACGGCATCGTCGCCGGTTTCGACGACGCTGAAGCCCACGTGGAGATCTACACCGAGCCGCAGTGCACCCACTGCGCCGACCTGCAACGCGATTTCGGCGACGAACTGGCCTACTACATCGCCGTGGGCGCCCTGCGCGTGACCTACCGGCCGCTGATCTTCCTCGACGAGGATTACGACGGCTACTCGGCCACCGTGGCCAACGCCATGTTCGTCGCCGCCATACCCGTCGGTGACCAGGCCACCACCGGCGCGCAGTTCCAGCGCTTCGTCGGCGCGTTGTGGGCCAATCAGGACACCGGTGGTCAACCCTTCAGCGGAACCGAACTGCGCGATATGGCGCGCGGCGCCGGTCTGCCCGAGGCGGTGGCGGCCCGCATCGCCGACGGCACCGAGGGTGTCGACGTCATCGACATGGATGATGCCAACTTCGCTTTCCTGTTCGACGTCGACCCGTACGAAGCCGGCACCCCGACGGTCTTCGACATCGACGCCGATCGCAAGCTCGACATCTACGACGACGACTGGCTCGACGAGCTCGTCAACTCCTGA